A region from the Salicibibacter cibarius genome encodes:
- a CDS encoding proline racemase family protein, giving the protein MKADGVFFTIDTHTGGNPTRTVLSGVPKLNGKTMDEKMLEVQKEHDWIRRLLMYEPRGHDVMSGALLVEPCHPEADFGVIFIETGGYLPMCGHDTIGVCTALVESGGVHTTSHETWINLDTPAGLVRAKVEIENGKAKAVEFKNVPAFHMETVNVNVIDIGAISCDIAYGGNFYAIVDADSLGLRLTPENAPEIVDKGIRIRNAVNENVIIQHPEKPFIQGVTHVEFFTTPENPKAHVKNTVVVPPGGIDRSPCGTGTSAKLANLHHYERWQKNDAFIHESIVGSLFEARIIEVESFDTHESVTTMIKGSAWLMGMHQFFHDQEDLAGKGFLLVPPMNGHS; this is encoded by the coding sequence ATGAAAGCAGATGGCGTTTTTTTCACTATAGATACACATACAGGAGGAAATCCGACCAGAACAGTTCTTAGTGGGGTTCCGAAATTAAACGGAAAAACCATGGATGAAAAAATGTTGGAAGTTCAAAAAGAACATGACTGGATCAGGCGGTTACTGATGTATGAGCCGCGTGGACATGATGTAATGTCAGGCGCACTTTTAGTAGAACCATGTCACCCAGAAGCGGACTTTGGAGTTATATTCATCGAGACCGGCGGTTATCTTCCAATGTGTGGCCATGACACTATAGGGGTTTGCACTGCTCTTGTGGAAAGCGGAGGGGTACACACGACTTCTCATGAAACGTGGATCAATTTGGATACCCCGGCCGGTCTTGTTCGAGCAAAAGTCGAAATTGAAAACGGAAAAGCCAAGGCAGTTGAGTTCAAAAATGTGCCTGCATTTCATATGGAAACAGTTAATGTCAATGTGATTGATATTGGTGCAATTTCCTGTGACATTGCATATGGGGGAAACTTTTATGCTATTGTAGACGCTGACTCTCTCGGGTTACGTCTTACGCCAGAAAATGCTCCGGAAATTGTTGATAAAGGGATTAGGATTCGTAATGCTGTGAACGAAAACGTCATTATCCAGCATCCTGAAAAACCATTTATTCAGGGCGTAACCCATGTTGAATTTTTTACAACGCCGGAAAATCCGAAAGCCCATGTGAAAAACACGGTCGTTGTTCCTCCCGGAGGTATTGATCGTTCTCCATGTGGAACAGGAACTTCTGCCAAGCTTGCGAATCTTCATCATTATGAAAGATGGCAAAAAAATGACGCTTTTATACATGAAAGCATTGTAGGATCTTTATTTGAAGCACGTATCATTGAGGTTGAATCTTTTGATACACATGAATCTGTAACAACAATGATTAAAGGTTCAGCTTGGCTCATGGGTATGCATCAATTTTTTCATGATCAAGAAGATCTCGCAGGGAAAGGATTTTTGCTCGTTCCTCCTATGAATGGTCATAGTTAG
- a CDS encoding NAD(P)/FAD-dependent oxidoreductase codes for MLDVMIIGAGPAGLSTAISAAQHGLHVEIVDEYYQPGGRLLGQLHQEPDGEWWNGIEETEKLLEQIEPLHITIHYSTSVYDLQKVNEKWIIYTNEGDWESQTVVIATGATESPIPVPGWTLPGVMSIGAAQVMTNVQRIKPGERGIVIGLNVLSFAITRELQLAGVDVAAMLLPPPHLLSKKEAEPQEVLGSLLRFSHLAPSLLMRRGAPFVKGGFGKNLVTSFYPEKGMSVWGIPLQLRRTALEIKGKNQVEAIRVAKVNRKGELHNAITHDVDVDFVCIAGGLSPLVELAAIAGCQFIHEDSLGGYVPVHNEKMETAVSGLYVAGNITGIESAKVAISQGTVAGLAVAKAMGARMNNGKINDALQEVESTRAAATIQFHPNIISVRKSMYKTEGIFTKVKE; via the coding sequence ATGCTTGATGTTATGATTATCGGTGCAGGACCTGCCGGATTATCAACTGCCATATCCGCAGCACAACATGGTCTACATGTGGAAATCGTTGATGAATACTACCAGCCTGGAGGAAGATTACTTGGGCAATTACATCAGGAACCTGACGGTGAATGGTGGAACGGTATTGAGGAAACTGAAAAATTATTGGAACAAATAGAACCCTTACATATTACTATTCACTATAGCACTTCGGTTTATGACCTACAAAAAGTTAATGAAAAGTGGATCATTTATACGAATGAAGGGGATTGGGAAAGTCAAACAGTAGTAATAGCAACGGGCGCCACAGAAAGCCCAATCCCTGTTCCCGGTTGGACGCTTCCGGGTGTAATGTCAATTGGTGCTGCCCAAGTTATGACGAATGTGCAACGCATAAAACCGGGAGAACGTGGCATTGTCATAGGGTTAAATGTACTCTCGTTTGCAATCACTCGTGAGTTGCAACTTGCGGGTGTTGATGTAGCAGCAATGCTTTTACCGCCCCCTCATCTTCTTTCTAAAAAAGAGGCTGAACCTCAAGAAGTTCTTGGTTCTTTGCTTCGTTTTTCTCACCTAGCACCATCGCTATTAATGCGCCGAGGTGCTCCCTTTGTAAAAGGGGGCTTCGGAAAAAATCTCGTCACATCATTTTATCCAGAGAAAGGAATGAGCGTTTGGGGGATCCCTTTACAATTACGACGAACTGCCTTAGAGATTAAAGGAAAAAATCAAGTTGAAGCTATACGAGTAGCCAAAGTCAATAGAAAGGGGGAGTTGCATAATGCAATTACCCATGATGTAGATGTTGATTTTGTTTGTATTGCAGGGGGGCTCTCCCCACTTGTGGAACTAGCAGCCATCGCAGGATGCCAATTTATCCATGAAGATTCCCTCGGTGGTTACGTGCCTGTGCACAACGAAAAGATGGAAACCGCTGTTTCCGGATTATATGTAGCGGGGAATATAACAGGTATTGAAAGCGCTAAAGTTGCCATTTCACAAGGAACTGTGGCAGGTTTAGCCGTTGCAAAAGCTATGGGTGCACGTATGAACAACGGAAAGATCAATGACGCTTTGCAAGAAGTGGAATCAACACGAGCTGCCGCAACCATACAGTTCCATCCAAACATTATTTCAGTGCGTAAGTCTATGTATAAGACAGAAGGGATTTTTACTAAAGTAAAGGAGTGA
- the dapA gene encoding 4-hydroxy-tetrahydrodipicolinate synthase produces the protein MVRLEGAFPVLITPMTQKAEVDYDGLRGNIDHYINEKVAGIVVNGSTGEFVSLTKEERFKVARVAVEHVNGQIPLVVGTAAETTKDAIEYTQQAETVGADAALLINSYYAHPKDPEIYEHFKAVAESVSLPVMIYNNPFTTGVNIGTETILQVANDVDNITHIKESSGDISKVRDITRQGKGFIKTFCGSDDLALESFLVGATGWISVAGNIVPSLVTDLYNITAQNDLEEAWKLYDQILPLCNFIEGSGKYVQIVKRAMDLQGLAGGPPRKPRLPLDETEEKELKELLNELQGVSL, from the coding sequence TTGGTACGACTTGAAGGAGCTTTTCCTGTTTTAATAACACCAATGACACAAAAAGCTGAAGTAGACTATGATGGATTAAGAGGAAACATCGATCATTATATTAACGAAAAAGTTGCAGGTATTGTTGTCAATGGAAGCACAGGTGAGTTTGTCAGTTTAACGAAAGAAGAACGCTTTAAGGTTGCACGAGTTGCAGTTGAGCATGTGAATGGCCAAATCCCGCTTGTTGTTGGAACAGCTGCCGAAACAACAAAAGATGCGATAGAGTATACACAACAGGCTGAGACAGTCGGAGCTGATGCAGCTTTACTGATCAATTCGTATTATGCCCATCCAAAAGATCCAGAAATCTATGAACACTTTAAAGCAGTCGCTGAATCTGTTTCCCTCCCAGTGATGATTTATAATAACCCTTTCACAACTGGTGTGAATATTGGTACAGAAACGATTTTACAAGTTGCCAATGATGTAGACAACATAACCCATATTAAAGAATCAAGTGGGGACATCAGCAAGGTACGTGATATTACAAGACAAGGAAAAGGATTTATCAAGACCTTTTGCGGCTCGGATGATTTGGCACTTGAATCCTTTCTAGTGGGAGCCACTGGTTGGATTTCCGTTGCGGGAAATATTGTGCCGAGCCTTGTAACAGATCTCTATAACATTACTGCACAAAATGATTTAGAAGAAGCATGGAAGCTTTACGATCAAATTTTACCACTGTGCAATTTCATTGAAGGTTCTGGTAAATATGTACAGATTGTGAAGCGCGCAATGGATTTACAAGGATTGGCAGGTGGTCCACCACGTAAACCGAGATTGCCGTTAGATGAAACTGAAGAAAAAGAATTGAAGGAACTATTAAATGAATTACAAGGTGTATCTCTTTAA
- a CDS encoding proline racemase family protein codes for MLDLSKVLTTTDVHVAGNAIRIWTDINVIGMTMLDKQAFAEQHFQPQRQLLLREPRGHRAMTGCIITEQVNSEANLGLLFMDQGGFRSFSLSGVAAAISYLHETGKMNWGTIFVDTADGLIKASTQPANRGVKVVLHTQVFAHEEKVLLPVYQNNAEANLVTIGQRNYAVLPTDILSFPLDETGMNELKQIAAELDRKWPSHLNVEGIIASEKGEKGDRLITIRQSQTISRSPLEGAVAQLAIQAKNAKIKTPYSWSPQGLSNESITVSLDCTEGNLMEATIELSPKVLSMNRFVIDPDDPLYEGFLI; via the coding sequence ATGCTTGATTTAAGTAAAGTACTAACAACTACAGATGTACATGTCGCGGGAAATGCCATACGCATTTGGACTGATATTAATGTTATAGGAATGACAATGCTGGATAAGCAAGCCTTTGCGGAACAACATTTTCAACCGCAAAGACAACTACTTTTACGTGAACCGCGGGGGCACCGGGCAATGACCGGCTGTATCATTACCGAGCAAGTCAATTCGGAAGCTAATTTAGGACTTCTTTTTATGGACCAGGGTGGATTTCGAAGTTTTTCCTTGTCGGGAGTAGCCGCCGCTATTTCTTATCTACATGAAACAGGAAAAATGAATTGGGGTACTATTTTTGTTGACACAGCGGATGGCTTGATTAAAGCCAGTACACAACCCGCTAACAGAGGTGTTAAAGTTGTCCTCCACACTCAGGTTTTTGCACATGAAGAAAAGGTCCTCTTGCCTGTTTATCAAAATAATGCAGAAGCAAATCTTGTCACCATAGGTCAACGAAACTATGCTGTGCTTCCAACTGATATCCTATCGTTTCCTTTGGATGAGACAGGGATGAATGAGCTGAAACAAATTGCTGCAGAGTTAGACAGAAAATGGCCATCCCACCTGAATGTGGAGGGCATCATTGCTTCGGAGAAAGGGGAGAAAGGAGATCGACTAATTACAATTCGGCAATCACAAACGATAAGTCGTTCTCCATTGGAAGGGGCAGTAGCCCAATTAGCGATCCAAGCAAAGAATGCAAAGATAAAAACCCCCTATTCATGGTCTCCACAAGGGTTGTCTAATGAATCAATAACAGTATCACTTGATTGCACAGAAGGTAATTTGATGGAAGCGACTATCGAATTGTCACCAAAGGTTTTAAGTATGAATCGTTTTGTTATAGACCCGGATGATCCACTATATGAAGGGTTTTTGATATGA
- a CDS encoding (2Fe-2S)-binding protein: MSTLIVCRCEEVSLETLQKTAYQYNCSSRELKLRTRAGMGICGGRSCRMMIEQIAGSGNDGKIYGTVPLKYQPPVRPVPFGVWGGLSDE, from the coding sequence ATGTCTACTTTAATAGTCTGTCGTTGTGAAGAAGTGAGTCTGGAGACTTTACAAAAAACCGCATATCAATATAATTGCTCTTCCAGAGAATTAAAGCTAAGGACACGAGCAGGGATGGGTATTTGTGGCGGAAGAAGTTGTAGAATGATGATTGAGCAAATCGCCGGCTCGGGCAATGATGGAAAAATTTACGGAACTGTTCCTTTAAAATATCAACCTCCTGTCCGCCCTGTTCCCTTTGGGGTATGGGGAGGGTTAAGCGATGAATAA
- a CDS encoding ornithine cyclodeaminase family protein has product MLTESQIYNKVAMADVMSAIEHFYQTSSVDEAIIPERMHLEDKENTALLMPAFHGNYYATKLANVAPGNSERGLSTIQALVILADRQTLQSLEIMDGNTITALKTGAVGGLGMKYMAAPESKTLGIVGTGIQGWSHLEAALVARPIQRVILYNRTKKKAEEFKRKVEEKYSGVDVYIASIEALVRESDIIVTTTTSKTPVLPEEEKLYEGKLIVGVGSFRPDMQEIPDRVLHACMHWGIDTPTGLKESGDMIRATHLGISKDYIRSLNELCNSKELSAKAGVAIFKSVGMSLFDLLTAQAIYEKENSE; this is encoded by the coding sequence ATGCTAACAGAATCACAAATCTATAATAAAGTAGCTATGGCAGATGTAATGTCCGCAATTGAGCATTTTTATCAAACATCTTCTGTAGATGAGGCGATCATTCCTGAACGTATGCATCTAGAAGATAAAGAAAATACTGCTTTGCTCATGCCTGCTTTTCACGGAAACTATTATGCAACAAAACTTGCAAATGTCGCCCCTGGTAATTCGGAACGTGGGCTATCCACAATTCAGGCCCTCGTTATTTTGGCCGATCGACAGACGTTACAATCACTTGAGATAATGGATGGGAATACGATTACTGCTTTAAAGACAGGTGCTGTTGGTGGCTTGGGAATGAAATATATGGCTGCGCCGGAGAGTAAAACCTTGGGAATCGTTGGTACGGGTATTCAGGGCTGGAGTCATTTAGAAGCTGCTCTTGTGGCAAGACCGATTCAAAGAGTAATTTTGTACAATCGTACCAAGAAAAAAGCAGAAGAATTTAAACGTAAAGTAGAAGAAAAGTACTCTGGGGTGGATGTCTATATTGCTTCTATAGAAGCTCTAGTCAGAGAATCAGACATTATCGTAACAACAACTACTTCAAAAACTCCTGTATTACCAGAAGAAGAAAAATTATATGAAGGAAAACTAATTGTTGGAGTTGGGTCTTTTCGACCCGATATGCAAGAAATACCTGATCGAGTTTTACATGCTTGCATGCATTGGGGCATCGATACTCCTACTGGTTTGAAAGAATCCGGTGACATGATACGAGCTACACACTTAGGTATATCAAAGGATTATATAAGAAGCCTCAATGAGCTTTGTAATAGTAAAGAGCTCTCAGCAAAAGCCGGAGTAGCGATTTTCAAATCCGTCGGCATGTCACTTTTTGATCTCCTTACAGCCCAGGCCATTTATGAAAAAGAAAATAGTGAGTAA
- a CDS encoding aldehyde dehydrogenase family protein, protein METKDVVLKPRVQEFLQGVKGLYIDGKYVQSIHNSKFNVLNPATEEVISEVSEAQKDDIDKAVAAAKEAFNEGEWTNLEATERSRLIYKFADLLEEHREEIAQLESLDNGKPYQLALEDDVDGTVEHFRYYAGWATKITGKTVNVSPDYLNYIVHEPVGVVGQIIPWNFPLAMAGWKLGSALAVGCTVVIKPAPETPLSLLYVAQLFNEAGFPNGVINIVPGAGDVAGEAIITHEDVEKVAFTGSTSVGKNVMKKAADDIKGITLELGGKSPSIIFEDAKLDEAIEGAFNGTMYNHGQNCSACTRVYVQRNLYDEVVEELAKRAKAMKLGPGMDEDIEMGPLISAKQQQRVLNYIEKGKEEGARLIAGGQKAFDKGYFVEPTVFADVDDDMTIAREEIFGPVIAVFPFDSEEEVIKRANDSEYGLAASVWTENIRKGHRVSGKLQAGTVWVNDFGLELETMPFGGYKKSGIGREMGGEYGLANYTEVKSVMVRVN, encoded by the coding sequence ATGGAAACTAAAGATGTTGTTTTAAAACCTAGAGTTCAAGAGTTTTTGCAAGGCGTTAAAGGCTTGTATATTGACGGTAAATACGTTCAATCGATCCATAACAGCAAGTTTAACGTGTTAAATCCCGCTACCGAAGAAGTCATCTCAGAAGTGAGCGAAGCACAAAAGGATGATATTGATAAAGCTGTGGCAGCTGCCAAAGAAGCTTTTAATGAAGGTGAATGGACTAATCTCGAAGCTACAGAAAGATCACGTTTGATTTATAAATTTGCTGACTTATTGGAAGAACACCGGGAAGAAATCGCGCAGTTAGAATCACTTGATAATGGTAAACCTTATCAACTTGCTCTGGAAGATGATGTGGATGGAACCGTTGAGCACTTCCGTTATTATGCAGGATGGGCAACGAAAATAACAGGTAAAACAGTGAATGTTTCCCCAGATTATTTAAATTATATTGTGCATGAACCAGTAGGTGTTGTTGGACAGATAATACCATGGAATTTTCCATTAGCAATGGCGGGATGGAAACTGGGATCAGCACTGGCTGTTGGTTGTACAGTAGTGATAAAACCGGCACCCGAAACCCCTCTTTCTCTATTATACGTTGCTCAATTGTTCAACGAAGCTGGCTTTCCGAACGGTGTTATTAATATTGTACCAGGTGCTGGCGATGTCGCAGGTGAAGCAATAATCACACATGAAGATGTTGAGAAGGTAGCTTTCACAGGATCAACTTCAGTCGGAAAAAATGTTATGAAAAAAGCGGCTGATGATATTAAAGGTATCACTTTAGAACTCGGCGGAAAATCTCCAAGTATTATTTTTGAAGATGCAAAGCTTGATGAGGCTATTGAAGGCGCATTCAATGGTACTATGTACAATCATGGACAAAATTGCAGTGCATGTACTCGAGTATATGTGCAACGTAACCTTTATGATGAGGTAGTTGAAGAACTGGCAAAGCGCGCTAAAGCCATGAAATTAGGTCCGGGTATGGATGAAGATATAGAAATGGGCCCACTTATTTCAGCCAAACAGCAACAAAGAGTCCTCAATTATATTGAGAAAGGTAAAGAGGAAGGTGCTCGTTTGATTGCTGGCGGTCAAAAAGCTTTTGATAAAGGCTATTTTGTAGAACCCACAGTCTTCGCTGATGTCGACGATGATATGACGATTGCCAGAGAAGAAATTTTTGGGCCGGTCATTGCAGTCTTTCCATTTGATTCAGAAGAAGAAGTTATCAAACGGGCCAATGACAGCGAATATGGATTGGCTGCCAGTGTTTGGACCGAGAATATTCGAAAGGGACACCGAGTTTCTGGAAAACTTCAAGCTGGTACTGTTTGGGTAAACGACTTTGGACTTGAATTGGAAACAATGCCGTTTGGCGGATATAAAAAATCAGGCATTGGACGTGAAATGGGCGGGGAATATGGTTTGGCCAATTATACAGAAGTTAAGAGTGTAATGGTTAGAGTCAATTGA
- a CDS encoding sigma-54 interaction domain-containing protein produces MEQFHLNINQFLNTDIDLLEVNNWEKLQKIKNGFVNYNNNYYMIADGILKQATLIDNSAEFHVVVQTLYEYSVVLVAEHDEIKGYLSLNEMLPQLVHHYQTLLSYFTIITKTSEASVTVINDKREVILWTEGAERIFSLPHEKIQGDDITNHFEKDKLAVTEALYRGQALQQSHHLPRDDVFVLINTSPVYVNGKIVGAVASETDITSQVKLNRELMQASERIHRLEQNLQTLQPSDDPFREIKGQSAPLEHTKRMIEKLRHTEVSVLILGESGVGKELFAKAIHETRETKESPFVAINCGAIPNALFESELFGYERGAFSGADQKGKNGKFELARNGTLFLDEIAEMPLDMQVKLLRVLQDKKYFAVGGSKEIQANFRVIAATNRDLDQFVEEGLFREDLYYRLNVVNLTIPPLRERKEDIVQLVHHFLYELSVRYHKPIPELSPQFMNALLKHNWKGNVRELRNALERLVVFSNDGEAFIEDLPFLAKQVPMNNNESNVQPSTLQASMDKHERQLLTEALKHSGSNKQRCAADLGISRATLYNKLQKHNLE; encoded by the coding sequence ATGGAACAATTCCATTTGAATATAAACCAATTTTTGAACACTGATATTGACTTACTCGAAGTTAATAATTGGGAAAAATTGCAAAAGATTAAAAATGGTTTTGTCAATTATAATAATAATTACTATATGATTGCAGATGGCATCCTTAAGCAAGCGACGCTTATTGACAACTCTGCAGAATTTCATGTGGTGGTTCAGACCCTTTATGAATATTCGGTTGTACTTGTCGCTGAGCATGATGAGATCAAGGGATACTTATCGTTAAACGAAATGCTTCCGCAATTGGTACATCATTACCAAACATTACTTTCCTATTTTACGATTATTACTAAAACAAGCGAGGCATCCGTGACGGTTATTAATGATAAGCGGGAGGTTATTCTCTGGACAGAAGGTGCGGAAAGAATCTTTTCTCTTCCTCATGAAAAAATTCAAGGTGATGACATCACAAATCATTTTGAGAAAGATAAGCTTGCCGTCACCGAGGCCTTGTATAGAGGCCAAGCATTGCAACAAAGTCATCATCTCCCTCGGGACGATGTATTTGTTTTAATCAATACTTCACCGGTGTATGTCAACGGAAAAATTGTTGGCGCTGTCGCTTCTGAGACAGATATAACCAGTCAAGTTAAATTAAACCGAGAATTAATGCAGGCATCGGAACGCATCCACCGTTTAGAACAAAATTTACAAACGCTTCAACCAAGCGACGATCCTTTCCGAGAAATCAAGGGACAGAGTGCCCCTTTGGAACACACGAAGCGTATGATTGAAAAATTAAGACATACTGAAGTGTCGGTTTTGATTTTAGGCGAGAGTGGGGTTGGTAAAGAGCTTTTCGCAAAAGCGATACATGAAACGCGGGAAACTAAGGAGAGCCCTTTCGTTGCCATAAATTGTGGAGCTATTCCAAACGCTTTATTTGAAAGTGAATTGTTTGGTTATGAACGAGGGGCATTCTCAGGCGCTGACCAAAAAGGTAAAAATGGCAAGTTCGAATTAGCGCGAAATGGGACCCTGTTTTTAGATGAAATCGCTGAAATGCCTCTAGATATGCAAGTGAAATTATTACGCGTATTACAAGATAAAAAGTATTTTGCCGTCGGCGGTTCTAAAGAGATACAAGCAAATTTCCGAGTAATCGCAGCGACCAACCGCGATCTTGATCAATTCGTAGAAGAAGGCCTTTTTCGAGAAGACTTATATTATCGATTGAATGTTGTTAATTTAACAATCCCACCGTTGCGTGAGCGAAAAGAAGATATTGTTCAACTCGTTCATCACTTTTTATATGAATTATCTGTACGCTACCATAAACCCATTCCAGAATTATCCCCTCAGTTCATGAATGCATTGCTTAAACATAATTGGAAAGGAAACGTAAGGGAATTGCGAAATGCTTTAGAACGACTTGTCGTTTTTTCTAATGATGGGGAAGCATTTATCGAAGATTTACCTTTCCTTGCCAAGCAAGTTCCAATGAACAACAATGAATCCAATGTACAACCATCAACATTGCAAGCTTCTATGGATAAGCACGAACGTCAACTATTAACCGAAGCATTAAAACATTCGGGGTCTAATAAACAACGCTGTGCTGCCGATCTCGGTATTAGTCGCGCAACGCTCTACAACAAGTTGCAAAAACATAACCTTGAATAA
- a CDS encoding (2Fe-2S)-binding protein yields the protein MNKRIHTHPVLDDLPLKGEITFSFNGETLSAHKGDTIATALLANQIRTLRYHEESGSPRGIYCNIGHCFECRVTVNDYPGVRACLTLIEEDMVITSGEKLSQPLKQGGEKHA from the coding sequence ATGAATAAACGTATCCATACCCATCCGGTTCTCGACGATTTACCTCTAAAAGGGGAAATTACGTTTTCTTTTAACGGGGAAACATTATCGGCACATAAAGGAGATACGATCGCTACTGCTTTACTTGCCAATCAAATACGCACTTTACGTTATCATGAAGAGAGCGGAAGCCCTCGGGGTATATATTGCAATATAGGGCACTGTTTTGAATGTAGGGTTACGGTTAATGACTATCCTGGAGTAAGGGCATGTTTGACATTAATTGAAGAAGATATGGTGATAACCAGCGGAGAGAAACTCTCGCAACCATTAAAACAAGGAGGTGAAAAGCATGCTTGA
- a CDS encoding NAD(P)/FAD-dependent oxidoreductase has product MSNTNTDIAIIGGGIIGAAIAYYLGKAGHTVTVIDRGDVASGTSSKCDGNILAIDKDPGFDSQMSLQSQNLVKELSEELTLPFEYRNPGSILVCESEQEMEAAEKWVQLQKDAGLSFRMLDREDIHQESPYFSDHLPGGLECASDATVNPYLLTYALMEEAMNFGCQLRTHTEVTDIQHLNDGCFNINTTDGAVHTQKVVNAAGVWAREIGAMVGLEIPIYPRKGHILVSSRSQPVGERKMMEFGYLMSKFGGERQVDEETERYGVALVFEPTESQNFLIGSSREFIGFDSAVNHRVVQAIARRAIRFYPGIEDMLMIRAYTGFRPWTEDHLPIVSKVDDIPGFYVAAGHEGDGISLAAVTGKLVSEMINEKKEMIVPPEPLSLQRFQKKVTQ; this is encoded by the coding sequence TTGTCGAATACGAATACAGACATTGCTATTATTGGTGGAGGGATTATAGGCGCAGCGATTGCTTATTATCTTGGAAAAGCCGGGCACACGGTTACAGTCATTGATCGAGGAGACGTAGCAAGTGGGACATCTTCCAAATGTGATGGCAATATTCTAGCTATTGATAAAGATCCGGGATTCGATAGTCAAATGTCCTTGCAAAGTCAAAACCTCGTCAAAGAATTATCGGAAGAATTAACCTTACCTTTTGAGTACAGAAATCCGGGGAGTATTCTTGTTTGCGAATCAGAACAGGAAATGGAAGCTGCAGAAAAATGGGTTCAACTTCAAAAGGATGCCGGATTGTCTTTTCGGATGCTTGATCGGGAGGACATCCACCAAGAATCTCCTTACTTCTCTGACCATCTGCCGGGAGGCCTTGAGTGTGCGTCCGATGCAACTGTGAACCCGTATTTGCTCACTTATGCTCTTATGGAAGAAGCAATGAACTTTGGGTGTCAATTGCGTACGCATACTGAGGTCACAGATATTCAACATTTGAATGATGGATGTTTTAATATAAATACAACGGATGGGGCAGTACATACCCAAAAAGTTGTAAATGCCGCTGGTGTATGGGCGCGAGAAATTGGAGCAATGGTCGGTTTGGAGATTCCTATTTATCCCCGGAAAGGACATATCCTAGTATCCTCACGCTCCCAACCTGTTGGAGAAAGAAAAATGATGGAATTCGGATACTTGATGTCTAAATTTGGCGGTGAACGGCAAGTTGACGAAGAAACAGAACGATACGGTGTAGCGCTTGTCTTTGAACCGACGGAGAGTCAAAATTTTCTCATCGGAAGCAGCCGAGAGTTCATTGGTTTTGATAGCGCTGTCAATCACCGTGTCGTACAAGCTATTGCACGACGTGCGATCCGCTTTTATCCAGGAATAGAAGATATGCTGATGATTCGCGCATACACGGGCTTTCGTCCATGGACGGAAGATCATTTACCGATTGTATCTAAAGTGGATGATATTCCCGGTTTCTATGTCGCTGCTGGTCATGAAGGCGACGGCATCAGTTTGGCAGCGGTAACAGGGAAGCTCGTTTCAGAAATGATTAACGAAAAAAAGGAGATGATTGTGCCACCGGAACCTTTATCTCTACAACGATTTCAGAAAAAGGTGACGCAATAA